One stretch of Sulfuricystis multivorans DNA includes these proteins:
- the rhuM gene encoding RhuM family protein — MIYDSGEARVEVRLDRDNLWLSLHQIADLFERDKSVISRHLHNIFVSGELEREATVAKNATVQREGGRQVVREIEYYNLDAIISVGYRVNSTRATRFRQWATGVLREHLTRGFTLDRQRFEQNAAELEAALALVKKAAAGEALTVDQGRGLVDVIARYTQTFLWLQRYDEGLLTAPAGSPGGELPSLDEARAAIARLKADLMARGEASDLFGHERGDAFAAILGNLEQTVFGESAYPTIETKAAHLLYFVIKDHPFSDGNKRCGAFLFVDFLARNGRLMRDGEPVINDVGLAALALLVAESDAKNKDVIIRLIENMLAPPSIRGG, encoded by the coding sequence GTGATCTACGACAGCGGTGAAGCCCGTGTGGAGGTGAGGCTCGATCGCGACAACCTGTGGCTCAGCCTGCACCAGATCGCCGACCTGTTCGAGCGCGACAAATCGGTGATCTCGCGCCATCTGCATAATATCTTCGTCAGTGGCGAACTGGAGCGGGAAGCAACTGTTGCAAAAAATGCAACGGTTCAACGCGAGGGCGGGCGCCAAGTCGTTCGCGAAATCGAGTATTACAACCTCGACGCCATTATCTCCGTCGGCTACCGCGTCAACTCCACGCGTGCCACACGCTTTCGCCAGTGGGCTACAGGCGTGCTGCGCGAACATCTGACCCGCGGCTTCACGCTTGACCGCCAGCGTTTCGAGCAAAACGCCGCCGAGCTGGAAGCCGCACTCGCACTGGTCAAGAAGGCCGCTGCGGGCGAGGCGCTCACCGTAGATCAAGGCCGCGGGCTGGTGGATGTGATTGCCCGCTACACCCAGACCTTTCTCTGGCTGCAACGTTACGACGAGGGGCTGCTCACCGCTCCGGCGGGCAGTCCAGGCGGTGAATTGCCGAGTTTGGATGAGGCCCGTGCGGCAATTGCGCGGCTCAAGGCCGATTTGATGGCGCGAGGTGAAGCCTCCGATCTGTTCGGGCACGAGCGCGGGGATGCCTTCGCGGCCATTTTGGGCAACCTGGAGCAGACGGTGTTTGGCGAATCGGCCTATCCCACCATCGAGACCAAGGCTGCGCACCTTTTGTATTTCGTCATCAAGGACCATCCGTTCTCGGACGGCAACAAGCGTTGCGGGGCGTTTCTGTTCGTCGATTTTCTAGCGCGCAACGGGCGGCTCATGCGCGACGGCGAGCCGGTGATCAACGACGTGGGGCTGGCGGCACTGGCGCTGTTGGTGGCGGAATCCGACGCCAAGAACAAGGACGTGATAATTCGCTTGATCGAGAACATGTTGGCGCCGCCGTCGATTCGGGGGGGCTGA
- a CDS encoding alpha-1,2-fucosyltransferase encodes MIIVRLCGGLGNQMFQYAAGLALSLRHGVPLRFDLEWFDRVHLHQGLELDRVFGLDLPRATPSEMRQVLGGFSHPLARRLVVRKRLRWLLPASYALEPYFHYWPGFETLGPNAYLDGYWQSERYFQRHAGSVRAAFRFAVALDERNRTLMEEMAMHESVSVHVRRGDFVQDPVVRRVHGVDLTAYYPQALAVMMGRLRNPHFYVFSDDPEWVRGNLRLSAPLTIVEHNRGKNSYRDMQLMSACRHHVLANSSFSWWGAWLNQWRDKIVVAPKQWFKVRDFDTRDLYSPGWIVL; translated from the coding sequence ATGATCATCGTTCGTTTGTGCGGGGGCCTTGGCAACCAAATGTTCCAGTACGCTGCGGGGCTTGCCCTGTCGCTTCGACACGGCGTGCCTTTGCGATTCGACCTGGAGTGGTTTGATAGGGTGCACTTGCATCAGGGCCTCGAATTGGACCGGGTCTTCGGGCTCGATCTACCCCGTGCCACGCCTTCCGAAATGCGTCAGGTGCTCGGTGGGTTTTCGCATCCGCTCGCACGTCGTTTGGTTGTCCGCAAGCGTCTGCGCTGGCTGCTGCCAGCAAGCTACGCCCTGGAGCCGTATTTTCACTATTGGCCGGGCTTCGAGACGCTCGGCCCGAATGCCTACCTTGATGGCTATTGGCAAAGCGAACGGTATTTTCAGCGGCATGCCGGGTCCGTCCGCGCCGCCTTCCGCTTCGCGGTTGCACTCGATGAGCGGAACCGAACGCTCATGGAAGAGATGGCGATGCACGAGAGTGTGTCCGTGCATGTCAGGCGCGGCGATTTCGTTCAGGATCCGGTTGTCCGCAGGGTGCACGGCGTGGATCTGACGGCCTATTATCCGCAGGCGCTAGCGGTCATGATGGGACGGTTACGGAATCCGCACTTTTATGTCTTCTCCGACGATCCCGAGTGGGTTCGGGGTAATCTGCGTCTGTCTGCGCCGCTGACCATCGTCGAGCATAACCGAGGCAAGAACAGTTACCGTGACATGCAGCTCATGAGCGCGTGTCGCCATCATGTCCTCGCCAACAGCAGCTTCAGTTGGTGGGGCGCGTGGCTTAATCAGTGGCGAGACAAAATCGTGGTTGCGCCAAAGCAGTGGTTCAAGGTTCGGGACTTCGACACGCGCGACCTTTATTCGCCTGGGTGGATTGTTTTGTGA
- a CDS encoding nucleotidyltransferase substrate binding protein — MTDPDIRWKQRFDNYQRALRQLAAAVALSRERPLSELERQGLIQGFEFTHELAWNVL; from the coding sequence ATGACGGACCCAGACATCCGCTGGAAACAGCGCTTCGACAACTATCAGCGCGCCTTGCGACAACTTGCGGCGGCGGTGGCGTTAAGCCGCGAGCGGCCACTATCGGAACTGGAGCGGCAGGGCCTGATCCAGGGCTTTGAGTTTACGCACGAACTGGCGTGGAACGTGCTCTAG
- a CDS encoding glycosyltransferase family 2 protein, producing the protein MRFGQFATTWQRGWKGSAVISVVIPLYNKERHIAKAIESVLGQATPPAEVIVVDDGSTDGGAEIVKSYSEPVRLIKQANRGVSAARNRGIREARHEHVAFLDADDWWEAGHLETLERLIQRFPEAGLYSTAHRIFRAGQYYRPRSVFRGGWVGVVDNFFEAYGNGLSLVNSITACVKRSCAMEMGGFPVGIKRGEDIILWCKLALRYPVAHSEIPTAVYNQQAMNRSDQLREMEPPGSLVFLAELLGSSDLDAQTRRGVAMLFDRIAFFTAAGFALNQDYIGIDAIRRIARTAARHRVAGALTLLRLVPTSLLRLARHFRHRREDYPCAA; encoded by the coding sequence GTGCGCTTCGGTCAGTTCGCCACCACCTGGCAGCGTGGCTGGAAAGGTAGCGCCGTGATTTCCGTTGTCATACCCCTCTACAACAAGGAACGCCATATTGCAAAGGCCATTGAAAGCGTTCTCGGGCAGGCGACCCCTCCGGCAGAGGTGATCGTGGTCGACGATGGTTCGACTGATGGCGGCGCAGAGATCGTTAAATCTTATTCAGAGCCGGTGCGCTTGATTAAGCAGGCCAATCGGGGCGTAAGTGCTGCCCGCAATCGAGGGATTCGAGAGGCCCGCCATGAGCATGTCGCCTTCCTGGATGCAGATGACTGGTGGGAGGCAGGCCATTTGGAGACATTGGAGAGACTAATCCAACGGTTTCCGGAGGCAGGTCTCTACAGCACGGCCCACAGGATATTTCGAGCAGGCCAATACTATCGCCCACGCAGTGTGTTTCGTGGGGGTTGGGTCGGGGTCGTGGATAACTTTTTCGAGGCGTATGGGAATGGTTTATCCCTGGTCAATTCGATTACGGCCTGCGTCAAAAGGAGCTGTGCCATGGAAATGGGAGGGTTTCCTGTGGGGATCAAGCGAGGGGAAGACATCATCCTGTGGTGCAAGCTTGCGTTGCGCTACCCCGTTGCACATTCCGAAATTCCCACCGCTGTTTACAATCAGCAGGCGATGAATCGAAGCGATCAGTTACGAGAGATGGAACCACCGGGTTCGTTGGTTTTTCTTGCGGAATTGCTGGGCTCAAGCGATTTGGATGCGCAAACACGTCGTGGTGTTGCCATGTTGTTCGATCGCATTGCGTTTTTTACCGCGGCAGGGTTTGCTCTTAATCAGGATTACATAGGGATCGATGCCATCCGGCGGATTGCCCGCACGGCCGCGCGCCACCGGGTTGCTGGCGCCCTGACGCTGCTGCGCTTAGTACCGACATCCTTACTCAGACTTGCTCGACACTTCCGGCATAGGCGAGAAGATTATCCGTGTGCGGCCTGA
- a CDS encoding glycosyltransferase family 2 protein encodes MRLQASPLVSVLMPVYNAERFVGQAIESILAQSFQDFEFIIIDDGSTDGTLAVLQRYAASDPRIRLISRENHGLVATLNEGIELAQGEWLARMDADDIALPNRLAHQLKCLAERGADFCGGAVQCFGAWRALWRYPKTHEGCQVRLLFDVPFAHPTVVGRRAAFSSLRYREDFDRAQDYDLWQRAWAAGYRLVNTDEVVLHYRVHDGQVSARHTSDQQRRADLVRRRQWAALFPELSEDGVGAIVTGMREGSGQTALLLPAFKTLLSRYEGEAREVLLFDAYRMFCRMAGNDPAAAKHWLHLTSVAGAGRRMLDYQRAAVLLLISTMQLRSTAFVYRALRSVRHHLAAWLER; translated from the coding sequence ATGAGACTGCAAGCATCGCCGCTCGTCTCGGTGCTGATGCCTGTTTACAACGCGGAACGCTTCGTCGGCCAGGCAATCGAATCCATCCTGGCGCAGTCGTTCCAGGATTTCGAGTTCATCATCATCGACGATGGCTCGACGGATGGCACTTTGGCCGTCCTGCAGCGTTACGCAGCGAGCGATCCCCGCATTCGCTTGATCAGCCGCGAAAACCACGGGCTGGTGGCCACCCTCAACGAAGGGATTGAACTTGCGCAGGGTGAATGGCTCGCGCGGATGGACGCGGATGATATAGCGCTACCAAACCGGCTTGCTCATCAGCTCAAATGCCTTGCAGAAAGAGGGGCGGATTTTTGTGGCGGAGCGGTGCAGTGTTTTGGTGCGTGGCGTGCGCTCTGGCGTTATCCCAAGACACACGAGGGGTGCCAAGTTCGCCTGCTTTTCGACGTGCCGTTCGCCCATCCGACCGTCGTCGGTAGGCGCGCTGCATTTTCCAGTTTGCGCTACCGCGAGGATTTCGATCGTGCACAGGATTATGATCTCTGGCAACGCGCGTGGGCGGCGGGATACCGACTGGTCAACACGGATGAGGTGGTGTTGCATTATCGCGTTCATGATGGGCAGGTTTCCGCGCGCCATACCAGTGATCAGCAACGACGCGCCGACCTTGTACGCCGTCGGCAGTGGGCCGCATTGTTTCCAGAATTATCCGAAGATGGCGTGGGCGCGATCGTCACGGGCATGCGTGAGGGTAGCGGTCAGACAGCGCTGTTGCTGCCAGCATTCAAAACGCTTTTGTCTCGTTATGAAGGTGAAGCCCGTGAGGTGCTGTTGTTTGACGCCTACCGCATGTTTTGCCGGATGGCGGGGAACGATCCAGCTGCCGCGAAGCACTGGCTACATCTCACCTCGGTAGCGGGTGCAGGCCGGAGGATGCTGGATTACCAGCGGGCGGCGGTTTTGTTGCTGATTTCGACTATGCAACTTCGCAGCACTGCGTTCGTTTACCGTGCGCTTCGGTCAGTTCGCCACCACCTGGCAGCGTGGCTGGAAAGGTAG